A single genomic interval of Dromiciops gliroides isolate mDroGli1 chromosome 1, mDroGli1.pri, whole genome shotgun sequence harbors:
- the LOC122742266 gene encoding leucine-rich repeat-containing protein 14-like has product MRPLVFLCAQQVIKDEESACQALELLPQDLYPVLFKAAFMHGKTLLLQALVHTWPYPILSFKQLLQDRPHCRRALRQDWPHCLRALLQECPNCPRALLQDRPAEELVQAMIMGVKARLEEATDNGTQQSLYRRHPLQLLDMTGLLDYGYEEDLKTMKMWARTMTMAQTGICHLLDKVEQPNESPNKCRKVEDLPCTLLPVEVRVDLWVTPSSSGFLKQALQNNAVSPLRLCCRDFRAEDLPPDITVDLLGLLDHSSLRRLDLSFFTLEAGGVWEIVASIMKFTNLLSLKLQYSNMDVWRLWAMLEGTFSFLASEMSKLKRLKELNLGTSWLSGQLRQLLSGLQCPLESLELPVCYLLPVDLSYLSQSPHAPHLKKLDLSGNNLSGDLLPPFQALLGEASASLLCLKVTECQLMDVHLISTLPLLSRCTRLRYLGLYDNPLSSIGLKALLSRSEVMPDLQLVVYPFPVDCYKDLPGVPLSANLLEDYIDEEKFAQVQGEMHQMLIAAGRADVLWTTDVYGPNMPDYFSL; this is encoded by the exons ATGCGTCCACTGGTATTCCTGTGTGCCCAGCAGGTGATCAAGGATGAGGAATCTGCTTGCCAGGCCTTGGAGCTTCTGCCACAGGACTTGTACCCAGTCCTATTCAAGGCAGCTTTTATGCATGGGAAGACACTGTTGCTCCAGGCTTTGGTGCATACATGGCCCTACCCCATCCTCAGTTTCAAGCAGTTATTGCAGGATCGGCCACACTGCCGCAGGGCTCTGAGGCAGGACTGGCCACACTGCCTCCGGGCCCTCCTCCAGGAGTGTCCAAACTGCCCCCGTGCCCTGCTTCAGGACCGGCCTGCGGAGGAGCTAGTACAGGCAATGATCATGGGAGTCAAAGCTCGGTTGGAAGAGGCAACAGATAATGGAACCCAGCAGTCCCTCTATAG GAGGCATCCACTGCAGCTGTTAGACATGACTGGACTCCTGGATTATGGCTATGAGGAAGACCTAAAAACTATGAAAATGTGGGCCCGTACCATGACCATGGCCCAAACTGGCATTTGCCACCTCTTAGACAAAGTTGAGCAGCCCAATGAAAGCCCCAACAAGTGCAGGAAGGTCGAGGACTTACCGTGCACACTTCTTCCTGTAGAAGTGCGTGTAGATCTCTGGGTGACCCCTTCCTCCAGTGGTTTTCTGAAGCAGGCCCTGCAGAATAATGCTGTCAGCCCCCTGCGCTTGTGCTGCCGGGATTTCCGAGCTGAAGACCTCCCACCAGACATCACTGTGGATCTCCTGGGGCTGTTGGACCACTCCAGCTTACGCCGGCTAGACCTGTCCTTCTTTACTTTAGAAGCCGGGGGTGTGTGGGAGATCGTGGCTTCCATCATGAAGTTCACTAATCTGCTGAGCTTGAAACTTCAGTACAGCAACATGGATGTGTGGCGGCTCTGGGCCATGTTGGAAGGCACCTTCAGCTTCCTGGCTTcagagatgagcaaactgaaacgCCTGAAGGAGCTTAATCTGGGCACCTCCTGGTTATCAGGCCAGTTGCGGCAGCTGCTCAG TGGCCTGCAGTGTCCCCTGGAAAGCCTGGAACTTCCTGTCTGCTACCTGCTCCCTGTGGACTTAAGCTACTTGTCCCAAAGCCCCCATGCTCCCCACCTCAAGAAGCTAGACCTCAGTGGCAACAACCTGTCAGGTGACCTCTTGCCTCCCTTCCAGGCTCTTTTGGGGGAGGCTTCAGCCTCTTTGCTGTGTCTGAAGGTGACGGAGTGCCAGCTCATGGATGTTCACCTCATTAGTACCCTCCCACTTCTGTCGCGCTGTACTCGTCTACGATATCTTGGCCTCTATGACAATCCCCTTTCTAGCATTGGGCTAAAGGCCTTACTGTCACGCTCTGAGGTAATGCCTGACCTCCAGCTAGTAGTGTACCCATTTCCTGTGGACTGCTACAAGGACCTGCCTGGTGTGCCCCTTTCTGCCAACCTCCTGGAGGACTATATTGATGAGGAGAAATTTGCTCAGGTTCAGGGAGAGATGCACCAGATGCTAATAGCAGCAGGTAGGGCTGATGTGCTGTGGACCACAGATGTCTATGGCCCAAATATGCCCGACTACTTTAGCTTGTGA